One Vibrio penaeicida DNA segment encodes these proteins:
- the chbG gene encoding chitin disaccharide deacetylase gives MHVIFNADDFGLTHGVNQGIKDAHLKGVVNSTTLMVGMSADKEAVEMAKALPNLKVGIHLRFTAGKPLTNMPNLLGEDECFPVQPDFWSRRDFCADAVESEVRAQLRYFDELGLTLSHIDSHHHAHRHPQILPIVERIAAERGVPLREQSIDGVRYQFTDKFFDDTVSMDALLSLIATYKDRCDVLEVMCHPARIDEHLEQISSYVIPREKERTVLTDPQLTSSLKDMGVTVSDYSAVALVVESTQ, from the coding sequence ATGCACGTAATTTTCAATGCAGATGATTTTGGTTTAACTCATGGAGTAAACCAAGGAATCAAAGACGCTCATTTAAAAGGTGTCGTGAATTCAACAACTCTTATGGTCGGAATGAGTGCCGACAAAGAAGCGGTAGAAATGGCAAAAGCGTTACCGAATTTAAAAGTAGGGATTCATCTACGTTTTACGGCAGGAAAGCCACTAACAAATATGCCAAATCTGTTAGGTGAAGATGAGTGCTTTCCTGTTCAACCCGACTTTTGGTCGCGTAGGGACTTTTGCGCAGATGCGGTGGAATCAGAAGTACGGGCTCAGCTTCGATATTTCGATGAATTAGGGCTGACATTAAGTCATATTGATAGCCATCATCATGCGCATCGACATCCTCAAATACTGCCTATTGTTGAACGAATCGCTGCTGAACGAGGTGTTCCATTGAGGGAACAGTCTATTGATGGAGTTCGGTATCAATTTACTGACAAGTTTTTTGATGACACCGTTTCAATGGATGCATTACTTTCCTTAATTGCGACCTATAAAGATCGTTGTGATGTCCTTGAAGTGATGTGTCACCCAGCAAGGATAGATGAACATCTCGAACAGATATCCAGCTACGTGATTCCAAGAGAAAAAGAACGAACGGTTCTAACCGACCCGCAACTCACATCTTCACTAAAAGATATGGGGGTAACGGTTTCTGATTACTCTGCCGTTGCGTTGGTGGTGGAGTCCACCCAGTAA
- a CDS encoding LacI family DNA-binding transcriptional regulator, with product MARIKDVALLAGVNRSTVSRIINGEGKFREETKRKVEQAMAELNYRPSAIARSLATASSNMTGLLVTFYTGGFFGEMMDQVQNELDKHKKFLITAQGHHSAEGEREAIQRFHDLRCEGYVLHSRYMSDEELRELATLPTPFVLLDRFVEGLEDRCITFDHEDAAFIATSHLIENGHTCIGCIAGPSERVSAKKRLSGFIKAMDSRTISWSDSLIVEGDYGRESGYLAAKKLVSQNPDLTAVFCTSEEMTSGAMQYFHENEIRVPQDISIVSFDSVYVCESFYPTVSSVQFPISKMARSAVEILTAKIQGKETSAAQEFEPELIRRKSVSPLQA from the coding sequence ATGGCGAGAATCAAAGACGTTGCTTTGTTGGCTGGCGTAAACCGCTCTACCGTCTCTAGGATCATTAACGGTGAAGGGAAATTTAGAGAAGAAACAAAAAGGAAAGTCGAGCAAGCGATGGCAGAGCTTAACTATCGTCCTAGTGCGATAGCACGCTCTTTGGCGACCGCCTCAAGCAACATGACAGGGCTACTTGTCACATTTTACACTGGTGGCTTCTTCGGAGAGATGATGGACCAAGTGCAAAATGAACTTGATAAGCACAAGAAGTTTTTAATCACCGCTCAAGGGCATCACAGTGCAGAAGGCGAGCGAGAAGCGATACAACGCTTTCATGACTTAAGGTGTGAAGGATATGTGCTTCACAGTCGCTATATGAGTGATGAAGAGCTGCGAGAGCTTGCAACACTACCCACACCATTTGTGTTGCTTGATCGTTTTGTTGAAGGGCTAGAAGACAGGTGCATCACCTTTGATCATGAAGACGCGGCATTTATTGCCACATCACATTTAATCGAAAATGGGCACACATGCATAGGCTGTATTGCTGGACCAAGTGAACGGGTCAGTGCTAAGAAGCGATTATCTGGATTTATAAAGGCGATGGATTCTCGAACTATTTCGTGGAGCGATAGTTTGATAGTAGAAGGAGATTACGGGCGTGAAAGCGGCTACTTAGCGGCGAAAAAACTCGTATCTCAAAACCCAGATCTGACGGCTGTATTTTGTACGAGTGAGGAAATGACAAGTGGTGCTATGCAGTATTTTCATGAAAATGAAATTCGAGTGCCTCAAGACATTTCTATAGTCAGTTTTGATAGCGTTTACGTTTGCGAAAGCTTTTATCCAACCGTTTCATCTGTTCAATTCCCAATTAGTAAAATGGCACGCTCTGCGGTAGAAATTCTAACAGCCAAAATTCAGGGGAAAGAAACCAGTGCCGCACAAGAGTTTGAGCCTGAATTGATCCGAAGAAAAAGTGTTTCTCCCCTCCAAGCATAA
- a CDS encoding HDOD domain-containing protein has protein sequence MDQANLLSRINELPKIRKVLQELVEMVNRDEVDLMELSQKIAMEQVVSARILRLANSVHFGRSRTVASIDEAVIRLGTEPIRTLVVVSVLTSAFPKFETMDVTEYWNNTFEVATIASNIAKEIGLEPNQVFTAGILHNIGELMIHALAPEEAKKIQERVKEGEDAETVQRDILGTSACELGAKLATAWKFAPQLVDSIAHCLNPEKAEEEPKIAWSLHLARQINFDWDDIEEEDERLEYIESNQDAKVLGLSTTFVPTLENVRGQGRDLAAQMV, from the coding sequence ATGGATCAAGCGAACTTATTATCAAGAATAAATGAATTGCCTAAAATTCGAAAAGTCTTACAGGAACTTGTCGAGATGGTGAATCGAGACGAAGTAGACCTGATGGAGCTTTCACAAAAAATTGCCATGGAACAGGTAGTCTCCGCACGTATTTTAAGGTTAGCTAACTCCGTTCACTTTGGACGAAGCAGAACGGTCGCTTCAATCGATGAAGCTGTTATACGTTTAGGGACCGAACCGATCAGAACATTAGTCGTGGTATCAGTATTGACGAGCGCCTTCCCTAAATTTGAAACAATGGATGTGACTGAATATTGGAACAACACATTTGAAGTTGCCACTATCGCGAGTAACATCGCGAAAGAAATTGGTCTAGAACCTAACCAAGTATTCACCGCAGGTATCCTTCATAATATAGGTGAACTAATGATTCATGCGTTAGCGCCGGAAGAAGCAAAGAAAATTCAAGAGCGGGTAAAAGAAGGTGAAGATGCAGAAACAGTGCAGCGTGACATTCTAGGAACTTCAGCCTGTGAGCTAGGTGCTAAACTGGCGACAGCGTGGAAGTTCGCACCTCAATTGGTTGATTCCATCGCTCACTGCCTCAACCCAGAAAAAGCGGAAGAAGAACCTAAAATTGCGTGGTCTCTGCATTTGGCGAGGCAAATAAATTTCGATTGGGATGATATTGAAGAGGAAGATGAACGGCTCGAATATATTGAGTCAAACCAAGACGCAAAAGTACTGGGTTTATCAACCACTTTTGTACCCACTTTAGAAAATGTGAGAGGGCAAGGAAGGGATCTTGCCGCCCAAATGGTGTAA
- a CDS encoding HD-GYP domain-containing protein — MASIKITVDRIQPGLHVRLPVNWKDHPFLLNSFKIKSQDQVDIIRHLGIKHVYINPLQSDSEPLPANESSDNVEQESELELAKKKMWEEKQARIEKLNAYRRRVSKCEKEFERSLSQLRSVMSKIRNRPADAVNEATIMVDEIVDKLLADNNVTLHLMSGKSKFQDIYFHSLNVAVIAMMISKSKGFKAEQIKDIAFGALFHDMGKVRVPSAIINKKTKLLAPEVNYLKLHTKYGLEIAEKIEDFPSSAKRIITQHHECVDGSGYPDGLKGDQIDAYAQIVALSNAYDNLCHPRIEAEQKIPFSALSHLYKKCKHLYNNENLNILIKFMGVYPPGTVVQLSNEMVGLVISVNAQNILYPNVLLYDSNVPRNQAPILDLADSDLKIVSAILPNKLPDKVREYLNPRTRISYYFENDA; from the coding sequence GTGGCCAGTATAAAAATTACGGTCGATCGCATTCAGCCAGGTCTTCATGTCAGACTACCTGTGAATTGGAAAGATCACCCGTTTCTTCTCAATAGCTTTAAGATCAAATCCCAAGACCAAGTGGACATCATTCGTCACTTGGGGATTAAGCACGTCTATATCAATCCACTTCAAAGTGATTCTGAACCATTACCTGCAAATGAAAGCTCAGACAACGTAGAGCAAGAAAGTGAACTTGAGCTAGCTAAGAAAAAAATGTGGGAAGAAAAACAAGCTCGAATTGAAAAGCTAAACGCCTACCGCAGGCGTGTAAGTAAATGCGAGAAAGAATTCGAACGTTCCTTATCACAACTTCGATCTGTGATGAGTAAAATCCGCAATCGACCAGCTGATGCCGTTAATGAAGCCACCATTATGGTGGACGAAATTGTCGACAAACTCTTGGCGGATAACAACGTTACACTGCATCTAATGAGTGGGAAGAGTAAGTTCCAAGATATTTACTTTCATTCTCTGAACGTTGCAGTTATTGCAATGATGATCAGTAAAAGCAAAGGATTCAAAGCCGAGCAAATCAAAGACATTGCATTTGGTGCTCTGTTCCACGATATGGGTAAAGTGCGAGTGCCATCTGCAATAATCAATAAGAAAACCAAATTGTTGGCACCGGAAGTGAATTACCTGAAGCTCCACACTAAGTATGGTCTGGAAATAGCAGAAAAAATTGAAGATTTCCCTTCGAGTGCCAAACGCATCATTACTCAACACCATGAGTGTGTCGATGGTAGTGGCTATCCGGATGGGTTAAAGGGCGACCAAATTGATGCGTATGCGCAGATAGTAGCACTTTCTAATGCCTATGATAATTTATGTCACCCAAGAATAGAGGCAGAGCAGAAGATTCCATTCAGTGCGTTGTCTCATCTCTATAAGAAATGTAAACATCTATATAATAATGAAAACCTGAATATTCTCATCAAGTTTATGGGAGTGTATCCACCAGGAACCGTCGTCCAGTTGTCTAATGAAATGGTTGGGTTGGTCATTTCTGTTAACGCCCAGAATATTCTCTACCCGAACGTATTACTTTATGATTCTAACGTGCCTCGAAATCAGGCGCCTATCCTTGATCTTGCAGACAGCGATCTGAAAATTGTTTCTGCTATATTGCCGAACAAGCTTCCAGACAAGGTTAGGGAATACTTAAATCCAAGGACTCGGATATCTTATTACTTTGAGAATGACGCATGA
- a CDS encoding helix-turn-helix domain-containing protein, with the protein MQSTTQTAKPEYLLMALRQTIKDEGITYNTLAQQLGVPLSSLKRHLHNSSIPLEKLLTYCVGAGINLSELHQVALKLQFKNENFFNEIQDDVFFEFPQLYDFYRELRHRENELHLMQEEYGLDDACTYLYLRALEILGLIQLGESNRFSFIGPYHYQMSSTSKLGVQYLKSLKQQALEAKDAAKVICGRMYLSDEQLEAIETKLNEEILRTHNENMEHGRTEPQHLRNMMFFETKYKKVLFSDGIGPLPNDVLNRVKNMISEDGNL; encoded by the coding sequence ATGCAGTCAACGACACAAACAGCAAAGCCAGAATACTTGCTCATGGCTTTGCGACAAACAATAAAAGATGAAGGCATTACCTACAATACTTTGGCGCAGCAGCTTGGTGTGCCACTTTCATCTTTAAAAAGACATCTTCACAATTCTTCTATTCCCTTAGAAAAGTTACTGACCTACTGTGTGGGCGCTGGTATCAACCTTTCTGAACTTCACCAAGTCGCGCTTAAACTGCAATTCAAGAACGAGAACTTCTTCAATGAGATTCAAGATGACGTATTTTTTGAATTTCCTCAGCTATACGACTTCTACCGTGAACTTCGTCATAGAGAAAATGAGCTGCATCTTATGCAGGAAGAATACGGGCTGGATGATGCCTGTACCTATCTTTATTTGAGAGCGTTAGAAATCCTAGGTCTGATTCAGTTAGGTGAAAGCAACCGTTTCTCCTTTATTGGTCCTTATCACTATCAAATGTCTAGCACTTCAAAGCTGGGAGTGCAATATCTAAAAAGTTTGAAACAGCAGGCGCTGGAAGCTAAAGACGCCGCAAAAGTGATATGTGGGCGAATGTATTTATCAGATGAACAGCTTGAAGCCATCGAAACTAAGTTAAATGAAGAGATTCTTCGGACACATAATGAAAACATGGAACACGGAAGAACCGAACCTCAACATTTACGCAATATGATGTTCTTCGAAACGAAGTATAAGAAGGTACTTTTTTCTGATGGAATTGGCCCTTTACCTAATGATGTGCTCAATCGGGTCAAAAATATGATCAGTGAAGACGGAAATCTTTGA
- a CDS encoding IS630 family transposase (programmed frameshift), with product MKMRLLALAHFKDGHSRTQIAKFLKVSRTSVNKWVQTFLEEGLEGLQEKPRTGRPAFLNPQQREQLSLYIKNRAKDSSGGRLTGADIHTYIVKEFGKYYHPDSIYYLLNHMGFSWITSRSKHPRQSQQIQDDFKKFKIETILKIPGHMGLESVDVWFQDEARFGQQNTTTRLWAERGSRPRAVKQQQFEYAYLFGSVCPTREIGEAMVVPWVNKEIMVEHLKQISAVTERGRHAVVIMDGAGWHTNDIAQEFHNLSIIKLPPYSPELNPIEQVWSWLRQHYLANQNFDDHRNIVSKVCTAWNRFLENADRVTKMCTRDWIDLIS from the exons ATGAAGATGCGATTACTCGCATTGGCCCATTTTAAAGATGGTCACTCTCGCACCCAAATCGCCAAGTTCCTTAAAGTCAGTAGAACCAGTGTAAACAAATGGGTACAAACGTTCCTTGAGGAAGGACTTGAAGGGTTGCAAGAAAAACCAAGAACAGGTCGACCTGCCTTCCTGAATCCTCAACAACGTGAGCAATTAAGCCTGTACATAAAAAATCGAGCAAAGGATTCATCTGGGGGCAGGTTAACTGGCGCTGACATTCATACCTATATCGTCAAAGAGTTTGGTAAGTACTACCATCCAGATTCCATTTACTATTTGCTCAATCATATGGGCTTCTCTTGGATAACTTCTCGCTCCAAGCACCCTCGACAATCCCAACAAATCCAAGACGATTTT AAAAAATTCAAAATTGAAACGATCCTTAAGATCCCTGGTCATATGGGACTAGAGAGCGTTGATGTCTGGTTTCAAGATGAAGCGAGATTTGGCCAGCAAAATACGACAACTCGACTTTGGGCTGAACGGGGTTCAAGGCCGAGAGCGGTAAAACAACAGCAATTTGAGTATGCTTATTTGTTTGGCTCAGTATGCCCGACTAGAGAGATCGGAGAAGCAATGGTTGTTCCTTGGGTTAACAAGGAGATTATGGTTGAGCACCTTAAGCAGATCTCCGCAGTCACCGAAAGAGGTCGTCACGCAGTGGTCATTATGGATGGTGCAGGCTGGCACACCAATGATATTGCACAAGAGTTCCATAATCTCAGTATCATCAAACTCCCCCCCTACTCACCAGAGCTAAACCCAATTGAGCAAGTTTGGAGTTGGCTCAGGCAGCACTATCTTGCCAACCAAAATTTTGACGATCATCGCAATATTGTGTCGAAGGTATGCACTGCGTGGAATCGATTCTTGGAAAACGCTGATAGGGTTACCAAAATGTGCACAAGAGACTGGATTGACCTGATCAGTTAA
- the metA gene encoding homoserine O-acetyltransferase MetA gives MPIKIPDQLPALDTLRHENIFVMPESRATTQEIRPLKVLILNLMPKKIETETQFLRLLSNSPLQIDVELLRIDNRPSKNTPTEHLDTFYRQFEMVKNKNFDGLIITGAPLGLVQFEDVIYWEHLQTIMNWAKEHVTSTLYVCWAAQAGLKLLYNLPKRTRKEKLSGVYQHQVLQPYHPVLRGFDDTFLAPHSRYADFSPEYLSEHTDLDILATSDVAGVYLATTKDKRNVFVTGHPEYDSHTLHNEYVRDLGEGMEPPIPVNYYPNNNPDNKPNASWRSHGHLLFLNWLNYCVYQQTPYDLSLFSEANFTKDEE, from the coding sequence ATGCCCATTAAGATTCCTGATCAATTGCCTGCTTTGGATACACTTAGGCACGAAAATATATTCGTAATGCCAGAGTCTCGCGCAACGACGCAGGAAATACGCCCACTTAAAGTGCTCATTCTTAATTTAATGCCGAAGAAAATTGAAACGGAAACGCAGTTTCTTCGCCTCTTATCAAATAGCCCGCTACAGATAGATGTAGAGCTACTAAGAATTGATAACCGTCCAAGTAAAAACACGCCAACAGAGCACTTAGATACGTTTTATCGCCAGTTTGAAATGGTGAAAAACAAAAACTTTGATGGGTTAATTATTACAGGTGCGCCCTTGGGGCTCGTTCAATTTGAAGATGTAATCTATTGGGAGCATCTTCAAACAATCATGAACTGGGCAAAAGAGCATGTAACCTCAACGTTATACGTATGTTGGGCTGCGCAAGCTGGCTTAAAGCTACTGTACAATTTGCCTAAACGCACTCGCAAAGAAAAACTTTCTGGGGTGTATCAACATCAAGTTTTGCAGCCTTATCATCCTGTTCTGAGAGGTTTTGATGATACTTTCTTAGCGCCACACTCTCGATATGCCGACTTCTCGCCAGAATATTTATCGGAACATACTGATCTAGATATTTTGGCTACATCGGATGTTGCTGGTGTATACCTAGCTACAACGAAAGACAAACGAAATGTATTTGTCACTGGTCACCCTGAATATGACTCTCACACATTGCATAACGAATATGTTAGAGATCTAGGGGAGGGGATGGAGCCGCCGATTCCTGTCAATTACTACCCAAACAACAACCCCGATAATAAGCCTAATGCCAGTTGGCGTAGTCATGGGCATTTGCTATTTCTAAATTGGTTAAACTACTGTGTTTACCAACAAACACCGTATGACTTGTCTCTTTTCTCGGAAGCAAATTTTACTAAGGACGAAGAGTAA
- a CDS encoding cation:proton antiporter translates to MSVYYTLCFLSAAAMLIAFINSKIGKMQSTIAITAGALILSLFIIIAGQNDWFHLTKVATETMSTINFEAFLLKGVLGFLLFAGGLGIKLPNMEDQKWEITILALGATLFSTVFIGGALYLFCQVIGIQFDLVYCLLFGALISPTDPIAVLAIVKKLDAPKRISTQIEGESLFNDGFGLIIFVTLYTMAFGTESPTITSVTLLFAQEAIGGIVYGFALGLLFHYLISATNDHSMELLLTIGIPTAGYAFADVIHVSGPLAMVVSGIMIGNWTRFIGFSKESEEHLDHFWELVDEFLNGVLFLLIGMSMLLFEFHHEDWILMAFSIPLVLTSRYLSVWLSYLGFTRYRSYNSWSVKILTWGGLRGGLALAMALSIPPGILVIPDKLIDVKEIILVMTYSVVVFSILIQGSTITPMIEKAKKEE, encoded by the coding sequence ATGTCTGTCTATTACACCCTGTGCTTTCTTTCTGCAGCGGCAATGCTGATCGCCTTTATAAACAGTAAGATAGGAAAGATGCAGAGCACAATTGCCATCACAGCAGGTGCGCTGATCTTATCACTGTTCATTATTATTGCAGGTCAAAACGATTGGTTTCACTTAACCAAAGTCGCTACTGAAACAATGAGTACAATTAATTTTGAAGCGTTTTTGCTCAAAGGCGTATTAGGCTTTCTTTTGTTTGCCGGTGGATTGGGAATAAAGCTTCCTAATATGGAAGATCAAAAATGGGAAATTACCATTTTGGCGCTTGGTGCGACATTATTTTCGACGGTGTTTATCGGCGGTGCGCTCTACCTATTCTGTCAAGTAATTGGTATTCAGTTCGATCTTGTGTACTGTTTGCTTTTTGGAGCACTTATCTCACCAACCGATCCCATTGCGGTGCTGGCTATCGTGAAAAAGCTTGATGCACCCAAACGAATCTCAACTCAAATTGAAGGTGAATCCCTTTTTAATGATGGATTTGGTCTCATCATTTTTGTCACACTTTATACCATGGCATTTGGTACAGAATCCCCTACCATCACAAGTGTTACCTTACTGTTTGCTCAAGAAGCTATTGGCGGCATCGTATACGGGTTTGCCCTTGGGTTACTCTTCCACTATTTAATCAGTGCTACTAACGATCATTCTATGGAGCTCTTATTGACTATAGGAATTCCTACAGCAGGATATGCCTTTGCAGATGTTATTCATGTGTCAGGTCCCTTAGCCATGGTGGTCTCGGGAATTATGATCGGTAACTGGACTCGATTTATTGGTTTTTCAAAAGAAAGTGAAGAGCACCTAGATCATTTCTGGGAGTTGGTCGATGAGTTTTTAAATGGCGTTTTATTCTTACTTATCGGCATGTCTATGCTTCTATTTGAATTCCACCACGAAGATTGGATCCTAATGGCATTTTCCATCCCCCTTGTTCTGACTAGTCGGTATTTAAGTGTTTGGCTCTCTTATTTAGGCTTCACTCGATACCGTAGCTATAATTCTTGGTCAGTAAAAATTCTCACATGGGGAGGACTTAGAGGAGGGTTAGCCCTTGCAATGGCTCTATCCATTCCACCCGGTATTTTGGTGATTCCTGATAAGCTGATAGACGTAAAAGAGATCATTCTCGTGATGACTTATTCTGTTGTTGTATTTTCCATTCTTATACAGGGATCCACTATTACGCCAATGATAGAAAAAGCTAAAAAAGAAGAATGA